A single region of the Corallococcus caeni genome encodes:
- a CDS encoding hybrid sensor histidine kinase/response regulator, with the protein MKDAQAGWVAAPGGVPPRLHELLQQLPAFFGLYRGPVHLIEFSTSTRLTLLDTRGQVGLPLREACPLLEGPGWHEAWDRVFTTGEALHLREASARARPTDEELFFNLSLLPRRDARGQVEGVLAFAVDVTELVRMRRAAWTTAAWRTERLQAMTAALSEALTPAQVVEVAAREGALAMGALTGLVVVPVGAALDVFERAAAHGFSPGELEGWQRFEVSATCPLTDVTRTREPCALGSWAECLARYPRLAQLSLERTLAAWASVPLVSGGRVFGALGLGFGDARDFDAAEHAFLLTVGRLCAQALDRARLYDEERAARSAAEAASRAKDAFLATVSHELRTPLTSILGWSQMLRQGLLAEDKRQRAVEAIERNARAQRQLIEDLLDISRIANGRLRLERVPLELGSVVEAALDAVRPTALARELQLTVSVDADGVPLSGDPDRLQQVVWNLLSNAIKFTPHGGHVTVSARTRDEGAELVVRDDGEGIPPDFLPLLFQRFQQADTGVSRQHGGLGLGLSIVRHLVELHGGSVTAASEGLGKGATFTVLLPCSRVGTAPGSSREPRPVEGLTLPRFPELEGQRVLVVDGQPDAREWMSVLLTRVGAHVLTATNVTDAMDEVRRSPPTVLVTDVTLAGEDGYSLLYRLRALPWEAGGGVPALAVTAAARREDRDRALRAGFSAFVTKPLDAVELLTAVARLAPAPPASS; encoded by the coding sequence ATGAAAGATGCCCAAGCCGGGTGGGTGGCGGCGCCCGGCGGCGTGCCCCCGCGGCTGCATGAGCTGCTTCAACAGCTCCCCGCCTTCTTCGGCCTCTATCGCGGCCCCGTCCACCTCATCGAGTTCAGCACCTCCACGCGCCTGACGCTGCTCGACACGCGCGGCCAGGTGGGCCTGCCGCTGCGCGAGGCCTGCCCCCTGCTGGAAGGCCCCGGCTGGCACGAGGCTTGGGACCGCGTCTTCACCACCGGAGAGGCATTGCACCTGCGCGAGGCGTCCGCCCGCGCACGCCCCACCGACGAGGAGCTCTTCTTCAACCTCTCCCTGCTGCCGCGCCGCGATGCGCGAGGCCAGGTGGAGGGCGTGCTCGCGTTCGCGGTGGACGTGACGGAGCTCGTGCGCATGCGCCGCGCCGCGTGGACCACCGCGGCCTGGCGCACCGAACGCCTTCAGGCGATGACCGCCGCGCTCTCCGAAGCGCTCACCCCCGCGCAGGTGGTGGAGGTGGCCGCGCGCGAAGGCGCCCTCGCGATGGGCGCCCTCACCGGCCTGGTGGTGGTCCCCGTGGGAGCGGCCCTGGACGTCTTCGAGCGCGCCGCCGCGCATGGCTTCTCCCCAGGGGAGCTGGAGGGCTGGCAGCGCTTCGAGGTCTCCGCCACGTGCCCCCTCACGGACGTGACGCGCACGCGCGAGCCCTGCGCGCTGGGCTCGTGGGCGGAGTGCCTGGCGCGCTACCCGCGCCTCGCGCAGCTGTCATTGGAGCGGACCCTGGCGGCGTGGGCCTCGGTGCCGCTGGTGAGCGGCGGGCGCGTGTTCGGCGCGCTGGGTCTGGGCTTCGGCGACGCGCGCGACTTCGACGCGGCGGAGCACGCCTTCCTGCTGACGGTGGGCCGGCTGTGCGCGCAGGCGCTGGACCGGGCGCGGCTGTACGACGAGGAGCGCGCGGCCCGGAGCGCCGCGGAGGCCGCCAGCCGCGCCAAGGACGCGTTCCTCGCCACGGTGTCCCATGAGCTGCGCACGCCGCTCACGTCCATCCTCGGCTGGTCGCAGATGCTGCGGCAGGGCCTGCTGGCGGAGGACAAGCGCCAACGCGCGGTGGAGGCCATCGAGCGCAACGCCCGCGCGCAAAGACAGCTCATCGAGGACCTGCTCGACATCAGCCGCATCGCCAACGGCCGGCTGCGCCTGGAGCGGGTGCCGCTGGAGCTGGGCAGCGTGGTGGAGGCGGCGCTGGACGCCGTCAGGCCCACGGCGCTCGCGCGCGAGTTGCAGCTCACCGTCTCCGTGGACGCGGACGGCGTGCCGCTGTCCGGCGACCCGGACCGCTTGCAGCAGGTGGTGTGGAACCTGCTCTCCAACGCCATCAAGTTCACCCCCCACGGCGGCCACGTGACGGTGTCCGCGCGCACGCGCGACGAAGGCGCGGAGCTGGTGGTGCGCGACGACGGCGAGGGCATCCCGCCCGACTTCCTGCCGCTCCTCTTCCAGCGCTTCCAGCAGGCGGACACCGGCGTGAGCCGACAGCACGGCGGCCTGGGCCTGGGCCTGTCCATCGTGCGGCACCTGGTGGAGCTGCACGGCGGCTCGGTGACGGCCGCGAGCGAAGGCCTGGGGAAGGGCGCCACGTTCACCGTCCTGCTGCCCTGCTCGCGCGTGGGCACGGCGCCGGGCTCCTCGCGCGAGCCGCGCCCCGTGGAGGGCCTGACGCTGCCGCGCTTCCCGGAGCTGGAGGGCCAGCGCGTGCTGGTGGTGGATGGCCAGCCGGACGCGCGCGAGTGGATGTCCGTGCTGCTCACCCGCGTGGGCGCGCACGTGCTCACCGCCACCAACGTCACCGACGCCATGGACGAGGTGCGCCGCTCTCCGCCCACGGTGCTGGTGACGGACGTGACGCTGGCCGGCGAGGACGGCTATTCGCTCCTGTACCGGCTGCGCGCGCTGCCGTGGGAGGCCGGAGGCGGCGTGCCCGCGCTCGCCGTCACCGCCGCCGCGCGCCGCGAGGACCGCGACCGGGCCCTGCGCGCGGGCTTCAGCGCCTTCGTCACCAAGCCGCTGGACGCGGTGGAGCTGCTCACGGCGGTGGCGCGTCTTGCGCCGGCCCCTCCGGCCAGCTCCTGA